From Nocardioides faecalis:
GGGGCGGGGTGTCCCTGCCGCTGCCCGAGCAGGAGGTCGAGGAGTCCGGCGATGGGCTGCGCCTGACCTTCCGCGAGTCGCTGCCGGTGGAGGAGTGGAACGCGCAGGTCTCCCTGCTCACCGGGATCGCCGCCGCCTCGCTGATGGTGCGCGGTCGGATCGGACTGCTGCGCACCCTGCCGCCGGCCGAGGCCGCCGACGTGCAGCGGCTGCGCCGGGTCGCGCGCGGGCTGGGCATCGCCTGGCCCGTCGAGCAGGACTACGCCGCGTTCGTGGCCTCCCTCGACCCCGCCCAGCCCGCCCACCAGGCGATGGTCGTCGCCTGCACCCGGCTGCTGCGCGGCAGCGGCTACGCCGCCTTCGACGGCGAGCTGCCAGCCCAGACCCGGCACTCCGCGATCGCGGAGGAGTACGCCCACGTCACCGCCCCGCTGCGCCGCCTCGGCGACCGGTACGCCGGCGAGGTCTGCCTCGTGCTGTGTGCCGGCGAGCCCCTGCCGGCGTGGGTGCGCGCCGCCCTGCCCGAGCTGCCGAAGACGTTGCAGTCCTCGGCCCGCCGGGCCGGTGCCTACGAGCGTGCCGTCCTGGACCTCGTCGAGGCCGCGGTGCTGGCCGGCCGGGTCGGTGAGCACTTCGCCGGCGTGGTCACCAGCGTGCGCGACAACGACCCCACGGCCGGTGTCGTCGTGCTGAGCGAGCTCGGCGTCGAGGCGCTGGTCACCGCCGATCGCCCGCTGCCGCTCGGAGACGACGTCACCGTCACCCTCGCCGAGGTCGACCTGGCCGCCCGCCGGGTCGCGTTCCGGCTGGGGGAGTCGTGAGCAGCTCGCACGCGGCACCGTCGGTCCTGGTCACCGGGGGAGTGCGCTCCGGGAAGTCCCGGCACGCCGAGGCGCTGCTCGTCGCCGCGGAGGAGGACTCTCCCCACGGCCTGCCGGTCACCTACGTCGCCGCCGGGCCGTCGTACGACGACGCGGACTGGGCCGCGCGGATCGCCACGCACCGAGCGCGCCGCCCGGCCGGCTGGCGCACCGCGGAGACCAGGGACGTCGCGGGGGTGCTCGCCGGCTCCCCGGGCCCGGTGCTCGTGGACTGTCTCGGCACCTGGCTGACCGGCCTCATTGACGCCGCCGAGCTGTGGGAGGCGCCGGTCGGGGAGATCGAGACCCACGTGCTCGGTCACGTCGACGCCCTGGTCACGGCGCTGCGGGAGCGCCCGGCGGAGGCCGGGCAGGTGGTGCTGGTGACGAACGAGGTCGGCCTCGGCGTCGTACCGGAGCACCGCTCGGCGCGGGTGTTCCGCGACCTGCTCGGCACCATCAACCAACGCGTCGGCGCGGTGTGCGACGAGGTGCACCTGGTCGTCGCGGGACGGGTGCTGCGGCTGTAGCGCTGCGCCGACGGCGGGCCGAGAAATCTCGACAGATTCGCTTGGGAAGCGGTGCAGTGGCTCAGGCGCCGGCGAGCCCCACCAGCAGCACGAGCAGCGCCACCTCGATCGCGGCGCCGAACACGTCGCCGGTCACGCCGCCGAAGCGGCGGACGGTGTGCGCGGTCAACGCCGCCACGACCAGGGCGGCGACCAGGACGGTGAGCGGACCTCGGACCGGGTCGACGAGCGCGGCCAGGGCGGCCAGGAGCAGCCAGCCGAGGACCGCGACCACGACGGGCACCCGTTGGGTGAAGGTGACACCGAGACCGTCACGGCGCGCCGGCGGCACCAGCGCGCAGCCGACGATCCACAGCGCGGCGCGCGAGGCGCACACCAGCGCCCCGACCAGGAGCGCCGCGCGCAGTCCGTTGCCGCGGCTCGCCAGGTTCACCAGGCTCGCCAGCGCCGCCGCCTGCGCGCCCAGCACCAGCACGAGTGCGGCCACCCCGGCGGGTCCGGCGGTGCCGGACTTCATCACCGCCAACGCCCGCTCGGCGTCGTAGGACGACGTCAGCCCGTCGGCGACGTCGGAGAGGCCGTCCAGGTGCAGCGCCCGGCTGCCCACCGCCAACCCGGCGAGCGCGGCGAACGCCACCGCCAACGGCGGCAGCTGCAGCTGCCCGCCCGCCCAGACCACCGCCGCGGCGAGCACGCCCAGCGGAAGCACGGCCACCGGTGCCAGCAGCAGCGCCGCCGTGGCGGTGCGCGGGGTCACCCTCACCACGGGCGGCACCCGCAGCGAGGTGAACATGCCGACCGCGAGCAAGAGGCCCCGGACCGGCAGGCTGCGGCTCAGCAGGTTGCCGCCCGGCAGCGGATCGGCGTCACCGCCCCCGGGGCGGCTCACGCCTCGGCGGGCGGCAGCAGGTCGGCGAGGAGCGCCACGTCGCGCAGCAGGGCGACCGCGGAGCGCAGGACGGGGACCGCGGCCACCGCGCCGGAGCCCTCACCCAGCCGCAGGCCGAGGTCGAGGACCGGCTCCAGACCGAGCTTCTCCAGCGCCAGGGACTGCGCCGGCTCGGTGGAGCGGTGACCGGCGGCGAACCAGGCGCGGGCGCCGGGGGCGATCCGCTCGGCGCTCAGCGCGCACGCCACCGACATCAGCCCGTCGAGCAGCACCGGGACCCCGGACTCGACGGCCTCCAGCAGGAAGCCCACGGTGGCGGCGAGGTCCGCGCTCGCGACGGCGGTCAGCGTCTCCACCGGGTCGGCCAGCCGGTCCCCGGCGCGGTTCAGCGCCTGCTGCACCACGGAGAGCTTGTGCGCCAGCGCGGCGTCGTCGACGCCGGTGCCGCGGCCGGTCACCTCGGTGGCCGGCAGGCCCAGCGCCGCGGCGACCATGGCCGAGGCCGGCGTGGTGTTGCCGATGCCCATGTCGCCGGAGATCAGCAGCTGCGCCCCGGCGGCGATCTCCTCGCGGGCCACGGTGCGGCCGACCTCGAGCGCCGCGGCGGTCTGCTCCGGGGTGAGGGCGTCCTCGAGGTGGATCGCCCCGCTGCCGCGGCGGACCTTGTGCGCACCGACGTCGGTGGGCACACCCTCGAGGTCGTCGTCGACCGCGATGTCGAGGACCCGGACCGCCACGTCGTGGGCGGCGGCCAGCGCGCTCACGCCCGCCTTGCCGGCGACGAAGCTGCGCACCATCGCGCCGGTGATCGCCGGGGGATAGGCGGAGACACCGTGCTGCGCGACCCCGTGGTCGCCGGCGAAGATCACCAGCCGTACGTCGTCCAGCGGCCGCGGCGGGCAGGTGCCCTGGACCGCGGAGACCCACACGCCCAGCTCGCCCAGGCGGCCCAGCGCGCCGGCGGGCGTGGCGAGACCGGCCAACCGTTCCGCGGCGGCGGTCTGCACGGCGGGATCGGGCTGGGGGACCACGGGCTCGCTCATGAGTCCAGAACCTATCCTCCCCGGGTGGGTCACTCCGTCCTCGTGGTGCCGGTCCCGGCGCTCGAACCGTATGTCCGGTCCCGGTGGCAGCACTACGAGCCGGACTGGGTCTCCACCGACCCCGCGTTCACCCACGCCCACATCACCGCCCTGGGGCCCTTCCACCCCGACCCGGACGCGGCGATGCTCGCCGACCTCGCCCGGGTCGCCGCCGCCACGCCGGCGTTCACCGCGACGCTGGCCGAGGTCGACGTGTTCCCCGACGGGCTCATCCACCTGCGCCCCGACCCGCTGGAGCCGTTCATGGCGCTCACCGCCCGGCTGCACGCGCAGTTCCCGCAGTTCCCGCCCTACGGCGGCGCGTTCGGCGACGTCGTACCGCACCTGACGCTGGACAGCGCGACGACCGGTGTCACGGTGGCCCAGGTACGCAGCGACCTCGCCGACCTGGTCCCGGTCGCCGTCCGTGCGGATCGGCTCGAGCTGCACTGGTACGGCGAGGGGGAGTGCCGGGTGCTGGCCGGCTGGCCGCTCGCGCGGCTCAGTGCACCAGCTTGAGGCCGATCACGCAGCCGACCAGCCCGCAGATCAGCAGCAGCCGTACGACGCTGACCGGCTCGTCGCCGACCGCCATGGAGTAGACGACGGTGAGCGCGGCCCCGATGCCCACCCACACCGCGTACGCGGTGCCCACGGGCAGGGTGCGCAGGGCGTAGCCGAGGCCGACCATGCTGGCGACGACGGCGACCAGGAACACCACCGAGGGCAGCAGCCGGCTGAACCCCTCGGTCTTCGACAAGGCGACCGCCCACACCGCCTCGAGACCGCCGGAGACGACGAGCACCAACCAGGCCATGACCACCCCTCACGGCCGTCTTGTCGCGCGCCGGGTACGGCTCCCTCGTCCGGCGGTCTGAGATCCGACCGTGCGTGAATAGTAGACGTGAGCAGGATCGGTGGTAGTGTTCATCTTGTTGAAGGGTCTTCCCGTGAGGGAAGCTCCTGGGCCCCAAACGGGCTCAGTTCATCGTTTGGTTACTTGGTCTTCCGGTTCAGCTGGGCATCAGGCACGAACTAGATGTGTTCAGCAACACAACACGACACCTGCACGATGCGGTGTCGGGAACACCAAGGAGAAAATCATGGCTCAGGGCACCGTTAAGTGGTTCAACAGCGAGAAGGGCTTCGGCTTCATCGCCCCGGCCGACGGCACCCCGGACGTCTTCGTCCACTTCTCTGCCATCCAGGGCAACGGCTACAAGTCGCTGGACGAGAACCAGCAGGTCGAGTTCGACGTCACGCAGGGCCCCAAGGGCCCGCAGGCGGAGAACGTCACCGCTCTCTGATTCATCAGAGCTTGCTGACCTGAAGGTCGGCGCACGATCCCCGATGCCTCTGGCATCGGGGATCGTTGTTTTTCACCCCTGGTTCGTTCACGCCAGGGCGTTCACGTCGGGTTGGTTCGTGCCAGGTCACGCCGGGAGAGCAGGTCGTGCGGCGGTGCGGTACGCCGTCGCATGGCTCGCCGTGGCACTCGGAAGGCCGACGGTGACCGGGAACTGCCTGTCGTCCATGCCCTCATCAACTACCCCTGCGGGACCGATGTTCCCTAGGGTGTGCCGTGGACGGGCTGGCCGGGCGACCGCGTGACCTCCGCCGCGAGGCGACAGGTCCCGAGGAAAGTCCGGGCTCCACAGAGCAGGGTGGTGGGTAACACCCACCCGGGGTGACCCGCGGGAAAGTGCCACAGAGAACAGACCGCCGCCGCTCCTCGGAGCGGAGGCAAGGGTGAAACGGTGGGGCAAGAGCCCACCAGTGTGCCGGGTGACCGGCGCAGCTAGGCAAACCCCACCCGGAGCAAGACCAGACAGCGCACGATCGGCTCCGGCCGGGAGGGCTGCTCGCCCGAGTGCGCGGGTAGGTCGCTGGAGGCTGTCGGCAACGGCAGTCCTAG
This genomic window contains:
- the cobT gene encoding nicotinate-nucleotide--dimethylbenzimidazole phosphoribosyltransferase produces the protein MSEPVVPQPDPAVQTAAAERLAGLATPAGALGRLGELGVWVSAVQGTCPPRPLDDVRLVIFAGDHGVAQHGVSAYPPAITGAMVRSFVAGKAGVSALAAAHDVAVRVLDIAVDDDLEGVPTDVGAHKVRRGSGAIHLEDALTPEQTAAALEVGRTVAREEIAAGAQLLISGDMGIGNTTPASAMVAAALGLPATEVTGRGTGVDDAALAHKLSVVQQALNRAGDRLADPVETLTAVASADLAATVGFLLEAVESGVPVLLDGLMSVACALSAERIAPGARAWFAAGHRSTEPAQSLALEKLGLEPVLDLGLRLGEGSGAVAAVPVLRSAVALLRDVALLADLLPPAEA
- a CDS encoding RNB domain-containing ribonuclease translates to MPSNVVVRLRADSPALTAGLARIATELELPGDFPAEVLAAAEQAAASVVLPELDRTDLPLVTIDPPGAMDLDQALHIARTEAPGGGVAGGGYVVHYAIADVAAFVEPGGPIDVEAHRRGETLYGVGDRIPLHPPTLSEGAASLLPGQVRPALLWTHELDAGGALARTRVERARVRSTARWSYAEAQAALDDGTADEVLRLLREVGTLRHDAERARGGVSLPLPEQEVEESGDGLRLTFRESLPVEEWNAQVSLLTGIAAASLMVRGRIGLLRTLPPAEAADVQRLRRVARGLGIAWPVEQDYAAFVASLDPAQPAHQAMVVACTRLLRGSGYAAFDGELPAQTRHSAIAEEYAHVTAPLRRLGDRYAGEVCLVLCAGEPLPAWVRAALPELPKTLQSSARRAGAYERAVLDLVEAAVLAGRVGEHFAGVVTSVRDNDPTAGVVVLSELGVEALVTADRPLPLGDDVTVTLAEVDLAARRVAFRLGES
- the cspE gene encoding transcription antiterminator/RNA stability regulator CspE; the protein is MAQGTVKWFNSEKGFGFIAPADGTPDVFVHFSAIQGNGYKSLDENQQVEFDVTQGPKGPQAENVTAL
- a CDS encoding bifunctional adenosylcobinamide kinase/adenosylcobinamide-phosphate guanylyltransferase, whose amino-acid sequence is MSSSHAAPSVLVTGGVRSGKSRHAEALLVAAEEDSPHGLPVTYVAAGPSYDDADWAARIATHRARRPAGWRTAETRDVAGVLAGSPGPVLVDCLGTWLTGLIDAAELWEAPVGEIETHVLGHVDALVTALRERPAEAGQVVLVTNEVGLGVVPEHRSARVFRDLLGTINQRVGAVCDEVHLVVAGRVLRL
- a CDS encoding DMT family transporter, which translates into the protein MAWLVLVVSGGLEAVWAVALSKTEGFSRLLPSVVFLVAVVASMVGLGYALRTLPVGTAYAVWVGIGAALTVVYSMAVGDEPVSVVRLLLICGLVGCVIGLKLVH
- a CDS encoding 2'-5' RNA ligase family protein, with the protein product MGHSVLVVPVPALEPYVRSRWQHYEPDWVSTDPAFTHAHITALGPFHPDPDAAMLADLARVAAATPAFTATLAEVDVFPDGLIHLRPDPLEPFMALTARLHAQFPQFPPYGGAFGDVVPHLTLDSATTGVTVAQVRSDLADLVPVAVRADRLELHWYGEGECRVLAGWPLARLSAPA
- a CDS encoding adenosylcobinamide-GDP ribazoletransferase; translation: MSRPGGGDADPLPGGNLLSRSLPVRGLLLAVGMFTSLRVPPVVRVTPRTATAALLLAPVAVLPLGVLAAAVVWAGGQLQLPPLAVAFAALAGLAVGSRALHLDGLSDVADGLTSSYDAERALAVMKSGTAGPAGVAALVLVLGAQAAALASLVNLASRGNGLRAALLVGALVCASRAALWIVGCALVPPARRDGLGVTFTQRVPVVVAVLGWLLLAALAALVDPVRGPLTVLVAALVVAALTAHTVRRFGGVTGDVFGAAIEVALLVLLVGLAGA